In one Mycobacterium heckeshornense genomic region, the following are encoded:
- a CDS encoding acetolactate synthase large subunit → MSAPTAPSAPSQPVNGSRSTTKPSNPHQKRIAPQQLTGAQSVIRSLEELAVEVIFGIPGGAVLPVYDPLFDSRKLRHVLVRHEQGAGHAASGYAHATGKVGVCMATSGPGATNLVTPLADAQMDSIPVVAITGQVGRSLIGTDAFQEADIAGITMPITKHNFLVRDGDEIPRVLAEAFHIAATGRPGAVLVDIPKDVLQGQCTFSWPPRLDLPGYKPTTKPHSRQVREAAKLIAAARKPVLYIGGGVIRGNATQELRELAELTGIPVVTTLMARGAFPDSHPQHLGMPGMHGTVAAVAGLQRSDLLIALGTRFDDRVTGKLDSFAPEAKVIHADIDPAEIGKNRHADVPIVGDVKAVITELVAALRHDGAAFRFDEWWQYLRGVQATYPLSYGPQSDGSLSPEYVIETLGKIAGPDAVYVAGVGQHQMWAAQFISFEKPRTWINSGGLGTMGFAIPAAMGAKIARPDAEVWAVDGDGCFQMTNQELATCAVEGAPIKVALINNGSLGMVRQWQSLFYAERYSQTDLATHSHRIPDFVKLAEALGCVGFRCEREEDVVEVINAARAISDRPVVIDFVVGADAQVWPMVAAGTSNDEIQAARGIRPLFDDPNEGHA, encoded by the coding sequence GTGAGTGCACCCACCGCGCCGTCGGCGCCATCCCAGCCCGTCAACGGCAGCAGGTCAACGACAAAGCCGTCGAACCCTCATCAGAAACGTATTGCGCCGCAACAACTTACCGGCGCACAGTCGGTGATCCGGTCGTTGGAGGAGCTTGCCGTCGAGGTCATTTTCGGTATTCCCGGTGGCGCCGTGCTGCCGGTGTACGATCCGCTGTTCGACTCGAGGAAGCTCCGGCATGTGCTGGTGCGCCATGAGCAGGGCGCCGGGCATGCCGCCAGCGGCTATGCGCACGCCACCGGCAAGGTCGGCGTGTGCATGGCCACCTCCGGACCCGGCGCCACCAACCTGGTGACCCCGCTGGCCGACGCGCAGATGGACTCGATCCCGGTGGTGGCGATCACCGGGCAGGTCGGGCGTTCGCTGATCGGCACGGATGCCTTCCAGGAGGCCGACATCGCCGGCATCACCATGCCGATCACCAAGCACAACTTCCTGGTCCGCGACGGCGACGAGATCCCGCGGGTGCTGGCCGAGGCCTTCCACATCGCCGCCACCGGCCGTCCCGGTGCCGTGCTCGTCGACATCCCCAAGGACGTGCTGCAGGGCCAATGCACGTTCAGCTGGCCGCCGCGGTTAGATCTGCCGGGCTACAAGCCCACCACCAAACCGCACAGTCGCCAGGTCCGGGAGGCCGCCAAACTGATCGCGGCCGCCCGCAAACCCGTGCTGTACATCGGCGGCGGCGTCATCCGCGGCAACGCCACCCAAGAGCTGCGCGAGCTGGCCGAGCTGACCGGCATCCCCGTGGTCACCACCTTGATGGCGCGCGGCGCCTTCCCGGACAGCCACCCCCAGCATCTGGGCATGCCGGGCATGCACGGCACGGTGGCGGCGGTGGCGGGCCTGCAACGCAGCGACCTGCTGATCGCGCTGGGCACCCGTTTCGACGACCGGGTGACCGGAAAGCTCGACTCGTTTGCCCCGGAGGCCAAGGTGATCCACGCCGACATCGACCCCGCGGAGATCGGCAAGAACCGTCACGCCGACGTGCCGATAGTGGGCGACGTCAAGGCCGTCATCACCGAGCTGGTCGCCGCGCTGCGCCACGACGGGGCCGCCTTCCGCTTCGACGAGTGGTGGCAGTACCTGCGCGGGGTGCAGGCCACGTACCCGTTGTCCTACGGGCCGCAGAGCGACGGCAGTCTCAGCCCTGAGTACGTGATCGAAACGCTGGGCAAGATCGCCGGGCCCGACGCCGTCTACGTCGCCGGGGTGGGACAGCACCAGATGTGGGCGGCGCAGTTCATCTCGTTCGAGAAGCCGCGCACCTGGATCAACTCCGGCGGGCTGGGCACCATGGGTTTCGCGATCCCGGCGGCGATGGGCGCCAAGATCGCCCGCCCCGACGCCGAGGTGTGGGCGGTCGACGGCGACGGGTGCTTCCAGATGACCAACCAGGAGCTGGCCACCTGCGCGGTCGAGGGCGCCCCGATCAAGGTTGCGCTGATCAACAACGGCAGCCTGGGCATGGTGCGGCAATGGCAGTCGTTGTTCTACGCCGAGCGCTACTCGCAGACCGACCTGGCCACTCACTCGCACCGTATCCCGGACTTCGTCAAGTTGGCCGAGGCGCTTGGCTGCGTCGGATTCCGTTGCGAGCGTGAAGAAGACGTCGTCGAGGTCATCAACGCCGCCCGCGCCATCAGCGACCGGCCGGTGGTGATCGACTTCGTCGTCGGCGCCGACGCGCAGGTGTGGCCGATGGTGGCCGCCGGCACCAGCAACGACGAGATCCAGGCCGCCCGCGGCATCCGCCCGCTTTTCGACGACCCTAACGAAGGCCACGCCTGA
- the ilvN gene encoding acetolactate synthase small subunit has product MSATTHTLSVLVEDKPGVLARVAALFSRRGFNIESLAVGATEQKNMSRMTIVVSAEDTPLEQVTKQLNKLVNVIKIVEQDEDNSVSRELALIKVRADAGNRSQVSEAANLFRAKVIDVSPESLTIEATGTPAKLEALLKVLEPFGVREIVQSGLVSLSRGPRGMGGAK; this is encoded by the coding sequence ATGAGCGCGACGACGCACACGCTGTCGGTGCTGGTCGAGGACAAACCCGGTGTGCTGGCACGGGTGGCGGCACTGTTTTCCCGGCGCGGCTTCAACATCGAGTCGCTGGCGGTCGGGGCCACCGAACAGAAGAACATGTCCCGGATGACCATCGTCGTCTCCGCCGAGGACACTCCGCTCGAGCAGGTCACCAAACAACTCAACAAACTGGTCAACGTCATCAAAATCGTCGAGCAGGATGAGGACAATTCGGTCTCCCGAGAACTCGCGCTGATCAAGGTACGAGCCGATGCCGGTAATCGCAGCCAAGTCAGCGAAGCAGCAAACCTGTTCCGCGCCAAGGTGATTGATGTATCTCCCGAGTCGCTCACCATCGAGGCCACTGGGACACCGGCCAAGCTGGAAGCCCTGCTGAAGGTACTGGAGCCGTTCGGTGTGCGCGAGATCGTCCAGTCCGGTTTGGTGTCGCTGTCTCGCGGTCCGCGCGGCATGGGCGGAGCCAAGTAA
- the ilvC gene encoding ketol-acid reductoisomerase: protein MFYDDDADLSIIAGRKVGVIGYGSQGHAHSLSLRDSGVDVRVGLKEGSRSRPKVSEQGLQVDTPAEVARWADVIMLLAPDTAQPSIFANDIEPNLQPGNALFFGHGLNIHFGLIKPAPDITVAMVAPKGPGHLVRRQFVDGKGVPCLVAVAQDPGGDGLALALSYAKAIGGTRAGVIKTTFKDETETDLFGEQTVLCGGTEELVKAGFDVMVEAGYPPELAYFEVLHELKLIVDLMYEGGIGRMYYSVSDTAEFGGYLSGPRVIDAGTKDRMREILREIQDGTFVNKLVADVENGGKQLAELRKRNAEHPIEVTGKKLRGLMSWVDRPITETA from the coding sequence ATGTTCTACGACGACGACGCCGACCTCTCGATCATCGCCGGCCGCAAAGTCGGTGTCATCGGTTACGGAAGCCAGGGCCATGCACACTCGCTGAGCCTGCGCGACTCGGGTGTCGACGTCCGCGTCGGCCTGAAGGAAGGCTCGAGGTCACGTCCCAAGGTCAGCGAGCAGGGCCTGCAGGTCGACACCCCGGCCGAGGTCGCCAGGTGGGCCGACGTCATCATGCTGCTCGCACCCGACACCGCGCAGCCGAGCATCTTCGCAAACGACATCGAGCCAAACCTGCAGCCGGGCAACGCCTTGTTCTTCGGTCACGGGCTCAACATCCACTTCGGATTGATCAAGCCGGCGCCCGACATCACGGTTGCGATGGTGGCGCCCAAGGGACCCGGGCACCTGGTGCGCCGGCAATTCGTCGACGGCAAGGGGGTGCCGTGTCTGGTTGCGGTGGCGCAAGATCCGGGCGGTGACGGGCTGGCGCTGGCACTGTCCTATGCGAAAGCCATCGGCGGTACTCGTGCCGGTGTCATCAAAACCACGTTCAAAGACGAGACCGAAACGGACCTCTTCGGTGAGCAGACGGTGTTGTGCGGCGGCACCGAGGAATTGGTGAAGGCCGGCTTCGACGTCATGGTGGAAGCCGGCTACCCGCCGGAATTGGCCTACTTCGAAGTGCTGCACGAGCTGAAGCTGATCGTCGATTTGATGTACGAGGGCGGCATCGGCCGGATGTACTACTCGGTCTCCGACACCGCAGAATTCGGTGGCTACCTGTCCGGCCCGCGGGTGATCGACGCAGGCACCAAGGACCGCATGCGCGAAATCCTGCGGGAAATCCAAGACGGCACCTTCGTCAACAAACTGGTGGCCGACGTCGAGAACGGCGGCAAGCAGCTGGCCGAACTGCGCAAGCGCAACGCCGAGCACCCGATCGAGGTCACCGGCAAGAAGCTGCGCGGCCTGATGAGCTGGGTGGACCGGCCGATCACCGAAACCGCCTGA
- a CDS encoding PH domain-containing protein, with protein MTLGLLVPVLTWPPTLPLLAIPLALSGLIIRLRTIADRDGVTVRTLLGSRTVRWTDIDGLRFTRGSWARARLKSGGELRLPAVSFATLPLLTEASGGRVPNPYA; from the coding sequence ATGACGCTGGGCCTGCTGGTGCCTGTGCTGACGTGGCCGCCAACATTGCCGCTGTTGGCGATTCCGCTAGCACTGTCCGGGTTGATCATTCGGCTGCGCACGATCGCCGACCGCGACGGTGTCACGGTACGGACGCTGCTGGGCAGCCGAACGGTCCGTTGGACCGATATCGACGGGCTGCGGTTCACTCGGGGCTCGTGGGCGCGGGCGCGGCTCAAAAGTGGCGGCGAACTGCGGTTACCTGCGGTCAGCTTCGCGACCCTGCCGTTGTTGACCGAAGCCAGCGGAGGCCGGGTGCCCAACCCCTACGCCTGA